A genomic stretch from Flavobacterium sp. KS-LB2 includes:
- a CDS encoding 1-acyl-sn-glycerol-3-phosphate acyltransferase, with protein MQRFDAIRPFYDSEINEALQNVVNHPMMKALMNFTFPDVADEVWKEQLRKTHSIRDFQCNFIYQSVQRVLEKSSDGLTTSGFENLEPNTSYLFISNHRDILLDTTLLNTALFEHGLVMTASAIGDNLVKKAFLNTLAKLNRNFLVQRGLTPREMLQSSKLLSEYIGNLLQHENRSVWIAQREGRTKDGNDETNPGVLKMLGMGSDENNLMDYFKKIKIVPVSISYEYDPTDALKMPQLMAEANNEVYVKEKNEDFMTILSGALGQKKRIHIHVGKVLNTEIEAIKAENDSSNKQIVALAQVIDDAILSNYKLWPTNFIAFDIVNKTNRFAHLYTENEKSLFERRLEMRIDHDNPVALDGFLAMYANPVVNKLKYHNVV; from the coding sequence ATGCAAAGATTTGACGCTATTCGGCCTTTTTATGATTCCGAAATAAACGAAGCACTTCAGAATGTGGTTAATCATCCAATGATGAAAGCATTGATGAATTTTACTTTTCCTGATGTTGCAGACGAAGTTTGGAAAGAACAACTTCGAAAAACGCATTCTATTCGTGATTTTCAGTGTAATTTCATTTACCAATCCGTACAAAGAGTATTAGAGAAAAGCTCAGATGGGCTAACGACTTCTGGTTTTGAAAATTTAGAACCCAATACATCTTACTTATTTATATCAAATCATCGCGATATTCTTTTAGATACGACGCTGTTAAACACGGCGCTATTCGAACACGGTTTAGTGATGACCGCTTCAGCGATTGGAGATAATTTAGTCAAAAAAGCATTTTTGAATACATTAGCAAAACTGAATCGAAACTTTCTTGTACAGCGTGGCTTAACACCAAGAGAAATGTTGCAAAGTTCTAAATTACTGTCAGAATATATTGGGAATTTATTGCAACATGAAAACCGTTCCGTTTGGATTGCACAACGTGAAGGAAGAACTAAAGACGGAAATGACGAGACAAATCCGGGTGTTTTGAAAATGCTTGGAATGGGTTCTGATGAAAATAATTTGATGGATTATTTCAAGAAAATAAAAATTGTACCAGTTTCTATTTCATACGAATACGATCCTACTGATGCTTTGAAGATGCCACAATTGATGGCTGAGGCCAATAATGAAGTCTATGTCAAAGAAAAGAATGAGGATTTCATGACGATTCTTAGTGGCGCTTTGGGACAAAAGAAACGAATTCACATACATGTAGGCAAAGTATTAAACACTGAAATTGAAGCCATCAAAGCTGAAAATGACAGTTCAAACAAGCAAATTGTAGCTTTGGCACAAGTAATTGACGATGCAATATTGAGTAATTACAAATTATGGCCAACAAATTTCATTGCTTTTGATATTGTAAATAAAACCAATCGCTTTGCTCATTTATATACCGAAAATGAAAAATCATTATTCGAACGCAGACTTGAAATGCGAATTGATCATGACAATCCAGTGGCCTTAGATGGTTTTCTTGCTATGTATGCTAATCCTGTGGTGAATAAATTAAAATACCACAATGTTGTATAA
- a CDS encoding TatD family hydrolase — translation METNTIITDTHTHLYSEEFDEDRNQMIQRAINAGVSRFFIPAIDSTCTESMYELERNHPENVFLMMGLHPTYVKDNYLEELKHVEDELSKRKFYAVGEIGIDLYWDKTHLPQQQIAFKKQIQLAKHYKLPIVIHCREAFDEIFEILEEEKSPELFGIFHCFTGTYEQALQAISYNMKLGIGGVVTFKNGKIDQFLNQIDVKHIVLETDSPYLAPIPYRGKRNESSYIVNVVDKLAQIYSLSANEISAITTENSKAIFGI, via the coding sequence AGATACCCATACCCATTTATATTCAGAGGAATTTGATGAGGATCGAAACCAAATGATACAACGTGCTATTAATGCGGGTGTTTCGCGTTTTTTTATTCCCGCAATCGATTCTACCTGCACAGAATCGATGTATGAATTGGAGAGAAATCACCCTGAAAATGTTTTCTTAATGATGGGATTACATCCAACGTATGTAAAAGACAATTATCTGGAGGAATTAAAACATGTTGAGGACGAACTTTCTAAACGAAAATTCTATGCGGTAGGCGAAATCGGAATTGATTTGTACTGGGATAAAACCCATTTGCCACAACAACAAATTGCCTTCAAGAAACAAATACAATTAGCAAAACATTATAAATTGCCCATAGTTATTCATTGTCGAGAAGCTTTTGATGAAATCTTTGAAATTTTAGAGGAAGAAAAATCACCAGAATTGTTTGGTATTTTTCATTGTTTTACAGGAACTTATGAGCAAGCTTTGCAAGCGATATCGTATAATATGAAATTAGGAATTGGCGGTGTGGTGACTTTCAAAAACGGAAAAATCGATCAGTTTTTGAATCAAATAGATGTAAAACACATTGTTCTAGAAACAGATTCCCCTTATTTAGCCCCGATTCCGTATCGAGGAAAAAGAAATGAAAGCAGTTATATTGTTAATGTAGTCGATAAGTTAGCCCAAATTTATAGCCTTTCGGCAAATGAGATTTCGGCAATAACCACGGAGAATTCCAAAGCTATTTTTGGTATTTAA